A stretch of the Gemmatimonas sp. UBA7669 genome encodes the following:
- the hemF gene encoding oxygen-dependent coproporphyrinogen oxidase, giving the protein MTLTLPAGESSSVLSSSGSEPTARSSARPVTSSHRADITRWMAGLHDELTSFFGRLDRGGTFTEDRWERPGGGGGVARVMTDGVTFEKAGINRSAVMGTLPDAAAKRLGGTGATQGSTMFFATGVSLVVHPRSPMVPTVHLNVRYFELTDEQGRVTDRWFGGGTDLTPFYPHEEDPRTFHQALATMCDRHHPAFYGEFKAWCDRYFVNTHRDNEARGCGGIFFDHLRPDDPTHGRDAEALQAFVSDVARVLRFAYEPIVERRRDEAFGEREREFQLVRRGRYVEFNLVHDRGTTFGLQTNARVESVLMSLPPLAMWQYAPRYAPGSFEARLVAMLAPRDWLSAH; this is encoded by the coding sequence ATGACCCTCACCCTGCCCGCCGGCGAGTCGTCGTCGGTCCTGTCATCATCAGGCAGCGAGCCCACCGCACGCAGCAGTGCTCGGCCCGTCACCTCGAGTCACCGCGCGGACATCACGCGCTGGATGGCGGGCCTGCACGACGAACTCACGTCGTTCTTCGGTCGCCTCGATCGCGGCGGCACATTCACCGAAGACCGCTGGGAACGTCCCGGCGGCGGTGGTGGTGTGGCGCGTGTGATGACCGACGGCGTGACATTCGAAAAGGCCGGCATCAACCGCTCGGCGGTCATGGGCACGCTGCCCGACGCCGCCGCCAAGCGCCTGGGCGGCACCGGCGCCACGCAGGGCAGCACGATGTTCTTTGCCACCGGCGTGAGCCTGGTGGTGCATCCGCGCAGCCCCATGGTGCCCACGGTGCACCTCAACGTGCGCTACTTCGAGCTCACTGATGAACAGGGCCGCGTGACCGATCGCTGGTTTGGCGGCGGCACGGATCTCACGCCGTTCTATCCGCACGAAGAGGACCCGCGCACCTTTCACCAGGCGCTCGCGACCATGTGCGATCGACATCACCCCGCGTTCTACGGGGAGTTCAAGGCCTGGTGTGATCGCTACTTCGTCAACACACATCGCGACAATGAAGCGCGCGGATGTGGTGGCATCTTCTTCGATCATCTGCGGCCTGACGACCCGACGCATGGGCGTGATGCCGAGGCGCTGCAGGCGTTTGTCTCTGACGTCGCGCGTGTTCTGCGCTTTGCCTACGAACCCATCGTGGAGCGTCGTCGCGACGAAGCCTTTGGCGAGCGTGAGCGGGAGTTCCAGCTCGTACGTCGCGGCCGCTACGTGGAGTTCAATCTGGTGCACGATCGTGGCACCACATTTGGTCTGCAGACCAACGCGCGCGTGGAGAGTGTGCTCATGAGCCTGCCCCCACTGGCCATGTGGCAGTATGCGCCGCGCTACGCGCCCGGTTCATTCGAAGCACGCCTCGTGGCCATGCTCGCGCCACGCGACTGGCTGAGCGCTCACTGA
- the hemE gene encoding uroporphyrinogen decarboxylase: protein MNDLLLRALRRETVSRPPVWMMRQAGRYLSQYRAVRAGSDFLTMCRTPELATEVTLQPIDLVGVDAAIIFSDILVVPEAMGMHLTLDEGVGPQFPSPLRTATDVARLHPVDPQDQLGYMLAALRMTRRALNDRVPLIGFAGSPWTLAAYMVEGKGTKQFAVAKKMLFEAPDVAHALLDKLATAVGDFLVAQVEAGAQVVQLFESWAGALGPQEFRTFALPYLAKAAQRAREAGVPVIVFAPGAGWAMSEIAAATHADAIGVDWHTTPHEARRLTDPFSVALQGNLDPCTLYAPVGEIQRRTHQMIQAFGPVGHVANLGHGILPDMNPDHARAFIDAVKSWEWTEERIDTARRASGRAPQLAEIA, encoded by the coding sequence ATGAACGACTTGTTGTTGCGCGCCCTGCGCCGCGAAACGGTGTCCCGTCCCCCCGTCTGGATGATGCGTCAGGCCGGTCGTTACCTGTCGCAGTATCGCGCGGTGCGTGCCGGCTCCGATTTCCTCACCATGTGCCGCACGCCGGAACTGGCCACGGAAGTCACGCTGCAACCCATCGACCTCGTCGGCGTGGATGCGGCCATCATCTTCAGCGACATTCTCGTGGTGCCCGAGGCCATGGGCATGCATCTCACGCTGGACGAAGGCGTGGGGCCACAGTTTCCCTCGCCGCTGCGTACGGCGACCGATGTGGCCAGACTGCATCCGGTCGATCCGCAGGATCAACTGGGCTACATGCTGGCGGCGCTGCGCATGACGCGTCGCGCGCTCAATGATCGGGTGCCGCTCATCGGCTTTGCGGGCTCACCGTGGACGCTGGCCGCGTACATGGTGGAGGGCAAGGGCACCAAGCAGTTCGCGGTCGCCAAGAAGATGCTGTTTGAAGCGCCCGACGTGGCACACGCCCTGCTCGACAAGCTGGCCACTGCGGTGGGCGACTTTCTCGTGGCGCAGGTGGAAGCCGGTGCACAGGTGGTGCAGCTCTTCGAGTCCTGGGCTGGCGCCCTGGGTCCGCAGGAATTCCGCACCTTTGCCCTGCCCTATCTCGCCAAGGCCGCACAGCGCGCGCGCGAGGCTGGTGTGCCGGTCATCGTGTTTGCACCGGGGGCAGGTTGGGCCATGAGCGAGATTGCCGCGGCCACACATGCCGACGCGATTGGCGTGGACTGGCACACGACCCCGCACGAAGCGCGTCGCCTGACCGATCCGTTCTCCGTGGCCCTGCAGGGCAATCTCGACCCCTGCACGCTGTATGCCCCGGTAGGCGAAATCCAGCGGCGCACGCACCAGATGATTCAGGCCTTCGGCCCGGTGGGCCACGTGGCCAATCTGGGGCACGGCATTCTGCCGGACATGAATCCGGATCATGCCCGGGCGTTCATCGATGCCGTGAAGTCCTGGGAGTGGACCGAGGAGCGCATTGACACCGCCAGGCGTGCGAGCGGCCGCGCCCCGCAACTGGCGGAGATCGCATGA
- the hemA gene encoding glutamyl-tRNA reductase translates to MLISIAIDFRHADVATRERFHLSEERLAQLYQTVRTDVITEAALISTCNRTELYAWVASDAPEVIARSVQVLARRWMRTRAEGEALLKVACLREGREAAEHIIRIAAGLESQVLGDGQILGQLKTAYKRAATGVSAPGPKATGHTATGPVLHRLFETALRAGKRVQTETALTAGRNSVGAEAALTAAQRFGDLAMARCVVVGAGKTGARAAKQLHKLGARDLVIVNRTFENAVTLAAMVGGRAAEWDTRHVEAAMADVVVVATGSEVPVLEAPRLALAREACANTGYALLLLDLSLPRNVDPQAVAMPGVTLVDLDSLSQPVLAAEHMRREAVPQAVSICTQEVEAFLDWLATMPARAAIRPLRAALEDVARREVAYHAKDAHVAERAAARIVAKLLAGPMAALRRAVQRGEPLDQHAMMLLEMFAPNGALADVPVASDAREVSAPQREATSRIGTDADLASLQPSLSPLP, encoded by the coding sequence ATGCTGATCTCGATCGCGATCGATTTCCGCCATGCCGATGTCGCCACGCGCGAGCGCTTCCACCTGTCGGAGGAGCGCCTCGCGCAGCTGTACCAGACGGTACGCACCGACGTCATCACCGAGGCGGCGCTCATCTCCACCTGCAATCGCACCGAGCTCTATGCCTGGGTGGCGAGTGACGCGCCCGAGGTCATCGCGCGCTCCGTGCAGGTGCTGGCGCGCCGCTGGATGCGCACGCGCGCCGAAGGCGAGGCGCTGCTCAAGGTGGCGTGTCTGCGGGAGGGTCGCGAGGCGGCGGAGCACATCATTCGCATTGCCGCCGGCCTCGAGTCGCAGGTGCTGGGGGATGGGCAGATTCTCGGTCAGCTCAAGACCGCGTACAAGCGCGCCGCCACCGGCGTCTCGGCCCCCGGGCCCAAGGCCACGGGACATACCGCGACGGGGCCGGTGCTGCATCGCCTGTTTGAAACCGCACTGCGGGCCGGCAAGCGGGTGCAGACGGAAACCGCGCTCACGGCTGGCCGCAACTCGGTCGGTGCCGAGGCGGCGCTCACGGCCGCGCAGCGTTTTGGCGATCTCGCCATGGCCCGCTGTGTCGTGGTGGGCGCAGGCAAGACCGGCGCCCGCGCCGCCAAGCAGCTGCACAAACTTGGCGCACGCGATCTCGTGATCGTCAATCGCACGTTCGAGAACGCAGTCACACTGGCGGCCATGGTGGGCGGTCGCGCCGCAGAGTGGGATACCCGCCACGTCGAGGCCGCCATGGCCGATGTGGTCGTGGTCGCCACGGGTAGTGAAGTGCCGGTACTCGAAGCGCCGCGGCTGGCGCTCGCACGCGAAGCCTGCGCCAACACGGGCTACGCGCTTCTGCTGCTTGACCTGAGCCTGCCCCGCAACGTGGACCCGCAGGCCGTGGCCATGCCGGGTGTGACGTTGGTGGATCTCGATTCGCTGTCGCAGCCGGTCCTGGCCGCGGAACACATGCGACGTGAGGCCGTCCCCCAGGCGGTATCGATCTGCACGCAGGAAGTCGAGGCCTTCCTCGACTGGCTGGCCACCATGCCGGCCCGGGCCGCCATCCGGCCCCTGCGCGCTGCGCTGGAGGATGTCGCCCGGCGTGAAGTGGCGTATCATGCAAAGGACGCCCATGTGGCCGAGCGCGCAGCCGCGCGCATTGTGGCGAAGCTGCTGGCCGGTCCCATGGCCGCACTTCGACGCGCTGTCCAACGTGGCGAACCCCTCGATCAGCATGCCATGATGTTGCTGGAGATGTTTGCGCCGAACGGCGCACTGGCCGATGTCCCTGTCGCCTCCGATGCGCGCGAGGTGTCCGCGCCGCAGCGCGAGGCCACGTCGCGCATTGGCACCGATGCGGACCTCGCCTCGCTCCAGCCGTCCCTGTCCCCGTTGCCATGA
- a CDS encoding geranylgeranyl diphosphate reductase yields MFTSDLEDGALVDVLVVGGGPAGATAAHELACAGRSVVLLDRAGRTKPCGGAVPPQLLRDFNIPQSLLVARVNTARVISPRARKVDIPVGQGFVGMVDRDVFDEWLRVRAQLAGAQRITGTFTQLDRDADGTAIVRFTDGRSRQGAPRSLRARFVIGADGALSPVARQCIPGSHRARHVFAYHEVVKSPTQDSEVFGHDRVDVYYNAPLSPDFYAWVFPHGPTTSIGTGTLQKGFGLREAVAKLRADTGMDTLETIRREGAPIPLAPLPRWDNGKDVVVAGDAAGVVAPASGEGIFYAMTGGRVAADAVEEALQTGDARALKQARKRFMRLHGPVFFVLDVMQRFWYTTDDRRERFVAICRDRDVQQLTFDGYMRKQLVRAKPMSHMRIFVKNLAHLVGLAPA; encoded by the coding sequence GTGTTCACATCCGACCTCGAAGATGGCGCGCTCGTTGACGTGCTCGTGGTCGGTGGCGGGCCAGCGGGCGCCACGGCGGCGCACGAGTTGGCCTGTGCCGGCCGCTCCGTGGTGCTGCTCGATCGTGCCGGACGCACCAAACCCTGCGGCGGCGCGGTGCCTCCGCAGCTGCTCCGGGATTTCAACATTCCGCAGTCGCTGCTCGTGGCGCGGGTCAATACGGCCCGCGTGATCTCTCCGCGTGCACGGAAAGTGGACATCCCGGTGGGACAGGGCTTCGTGGGCATGGTCGACCGCGATGTCTTCGACGAGTGGCTGCGCGTGCGTGCACAGTTGGCCGGCGCGCAGCGCATCACCGGCACCTTCACGCAGCTCGATCGCGACGCCGATGGTACGGCCATCGTGCGCTTCACTGATGGCCGCTCTCGGCAGGGCGCCCCGCGCTCGCTGCGCGCGCGCTTCGTCATCGGCGCCGATGGTGCCCTCTCGCCGGTGGCGCGGCAGTGCATTCCCGGCTCACATCGCGCCCGGCATGTGTTTGCCTACCACGAAGTGGTGAAGTCGCCCACGCAGGACAGCGAAGTGTTTGGGCATGATCGTGTGGATGTGTACTACAACGCCCCACTTTCGCCCGACTTCTACGCCTGGGTGTTCCCGCACGGCCCCACCACCAGCATTGGCACCGGCACGCTGCAGAAGGGCTTCGGCCTGCGCGAAGCGGTCGCCAAACTGCGTGCCGACACCGGCATGGATACGCTCGAAACCATCCGTCGGGAAGGCGCACCCATTCCCCTCGCGCCCCTGCCACGCTGGGACAATGGCAAGGATGTCGTAGTGGCCGGTGACGCGGCCGGTGTCGTGGCCCCGGCCAGTGGTGAAGGCATCTTTTACGCCATGACTGGTGGACGCGTGGCGGCCGACGCCGTCGAAGAAGCGCTGCAAACCGGTGATGCGCGGGCCCTCAAGCAGGCACGCAAGCGCTTCATGCGACTGCATGGCCCGGTGTTCTTTGTGCTCGACGTCATGCAACGCTTCTGGTACACCACCGATGATCGTCGCGAGCGTTTTGTGGCCATCTGCCGCGACCGGGACGTGCAGCAACTCACGTTCGACGGGTACATGCGCAAGCAACTCGTGCGCGCCAAACCCATGTCGCACATGCGCATCTTCGTGAAGAACCTGGCGCACCTCGTGGGTCTCGCGCCCGCGTGA
- a CDS encoding BCD family MFS transporter has translation MNTSTLPSALPPLKWTQMARLGLVQAAIGAVVVLLTTTVNRVIVVELALPALIPGLLVAVHFAVQLYLRPRLGHASDVQARRTPWILGGMGLAAVSGVGVTASVGLMQQQLVLGVVLACVASILLGAGVSAAGTPLLALMSERAHPTQRAAAAAITWILMIVGIIITAIVSGSLLDPFSMTRLVGVAGGIGGVGLLIAWIATRGMEGVTMRSAATVASTPVQDEARPSFRQSFETVWNEPAARLFAGFVFLAMFAYSAQDLILEPFAGLAFAMTPGESTSLSGAHHGGVLVGMILTAIAARFTGQLRQWAAAGCFGSALAYLALVLSPTFGSVTVFTGIVVVLGLANGVFAIGAIGSMMALTGDRRDGRAGLRLGVFGAAQAMAYALGTLSGAAGVDAARVILGSPVRGYVVVFAVQAVLFSVSAWLALRSASSERATSVLRERGDMLQAVLS, from the coding sequence GTGAACACCAGCACCCTGCCGTCGGCTTTGCCTCCGCTCAAATGGACCCAGATGGCGCGCCTTGGTCTGGTGCAGGCCGCCATCGGCGCCGTGGTCGTGTTGCTCACGACCACGGTCAACCGCGTGATCGTAGTGGAGCTTGCCCTGCCGGCGCTCATTCCCGGCTTGCTGGTGGCCGTGCACTTCGCCGTACAGCTCTATCTGCGCCCGCGGCTCGGTCATGCCTCCGATGTACAGGCACGGCGCACGCCGTGGATTCTGGGTGGCATGGGTCTGGCTGCCGTCAGTGGCGTGGGCGTCACGGCGAGTGTGGGACTCATGCAGCAGCAGCTGGTGCTCGGTGTGGTGCTGGCCTGCGTGGCGTCGATTCTGCTTGGCGCCGGCGTGAGTGCGGCCGGTACCCCGCTGCTTGCCCTGATGAGTGAGCGCGCCCATCCCACGCAGCGCGCTGCGGCGGCCGCGATCACCTGGATCCTCATGATCGTGGGCATCATCATCACCGCGATCGTATCAGGCAGTTTGCTCGATCCGTTCTCCATGACGCGGCTCGTGGGCGTGGCCGGTGGCATTGGTGGCGTGGGCCTGCTCATCGCCTGGATTGCCACACGCGGCATGGAAGGCGTGACCATGCGTTCTGCCGCGACAGTTGCCTCGACGCCCGTGCAAGACGAGGCCCGTCCGTCGTTCCGTCAGAGCTTTGAGACCGTATGGAATGAACCGGCGGCACGTCTGTTCGCCGGCTTCGTGTTTCTCGCCATGTTTGCCTACAGCGCGCAGGATCTCATCCTCGAGCCGTTTGCCGGTCTGGCCTTCGCCATGACACCGGGCGAAAGCACCTCGCTCTCGGGCGCGCATCATGGTGGCGTGCTGGTGGGCATGATCCTCACCGCCATCGCCGCGCGCTTCACCGGGCAACTGCGCCAGTGGGCCGCTGCAGGTTGCTTTGGTTCGGCACTCGCCTATCTCGCGCTGGTGCTTTCTCCGACATTCGGCAGTGTGACGGTCTTCACTGGCATCGTGGTCGTGCTTGGCCTCGCCAACGGCGTCTTCGCCATCGGCGCGATCGGCTCCATGATGGCGCTCACGGGCGATCGGCGTGACGGCCGCGCCGGTCTCAGACTTGGGGTGTTTGGTGCGGCACAGGCCATGGCCTACGCACTTGGCACACTCTCCGGCGCCGCTGGGGTGGACGCGGCCCGTGTTATCCTGGGTTCACCGGTACGCGGCTATGTCGTCGTGTTCGCGGTGCAGGCGGTGTTGTTCTCCGTGTCGGCGTGGCTGGCCTTGCGCAGTGCGTCCAGCGAACGCGCCACCTCTGTCCTTCGCGAACGCGGCGATATGCTGCAGGCGGTGTTGTCATGA
- the chlG gene encoding chlorophyll synthase ChlG, with protein MGVSLSEHSAPARLDLSAVLTLLKPVTWFPPMWAFTCGAISAGVPFTNERWWTLALGIGLTGPMVCASSQAVNDWFDRHVDAINEPQRPIPSGRIPGQWGLVIAIGWSLLCVIWALPLGTFGLTAVALALAFSWAYSAPPFRFKRNGWLGNAAVGFTYEGLAWVTGAGIMLGSTLPGTNVLLVAALYSLGAHGIMTLNDFKAMAGDERMGVRSLPVLHGAKGAAWLASLIMLAAQAVVIVLLTSWGRPMHALAIGVLAAVQAGLMLWFVRAPESRALYLSAFGVPFYVSGMMVSAFALRAL; from the coding sequence ATGGGCGTCAGCCTCTCAGAACACTCGGCTCCCGCGCGTCTGGACCTCTCTGCGGTTCTCACGCTGCTCAAGCCGGTGACGTGGTTCCCTCCGATGTGGGCGTTTACCTGTGGGGCGATCTCAGCCGGGGTCCCCTTCACGAATGAACGCTGGTGGACGCTGGCGTTGGGCATCGGACTGACCGGTCCCATGGTCTGCGCCTCCAGCCAGGCAGTCAACGACTGGTTCGACCGCCACGTGGACGCCATCAACGAACCGCAGCGCCCCATCCCCTCCGGACGCATTCCCGGGCAGTGGGGCCTCGTCATCGCGATTGGCTGGAGCCTGCTCTGTGTGATCTGGGCGCTCCCCCTTGGCACGTTTGGCCTGACGGCCGTGGCGCTCGCCCTGGCCTTCTCCTGGGCTTACAGCGCCCCGCCCTTCCGCTTCAAGCGCAATGGCTGGCTCGGCAACGCCGCCGTGGGCTTCACCTATGAAGGCCTGGCCTGGGTGACGGGCGCCGGCATCATGCTCGGTAGCACGTTGCCTGGCACCAACGTTCTGCTGGTCGCCGCGCTTTACAGCCTCGGTGCGCATGGCATCATGACGCTCAACGACTTCAAGGCCATGGCCGGTGACGAGCGCATGGGTGTACGCTCCCTGCCCGTGCTGCACGGCGCGAAAGGCGCGGCGTGGTTGGCCTCACTCATCATGCTGGCTGCGCAGGCGGTGGTGATTGTGCTGCTGACCTCCTGGGGCCGCCCCATGCATGCGTTGGCCATTGGCGTGCTGGCTGCCGTGCAGGCCGGTCTCATGCTGTGGTTCGTGCGGGCGCCCGAGTCGCGTGCGCTCTACCTGAGTGCGTTTGGTGTGCCGTTCTACGTGAGCGGCATGATGGTGTCGGCCTTTGCCCTTCGCGCCCTGTGA